One SAR86 cluster bacterium genomic window carries:
- a CDS encoding AMP nucleosidase, whose amino-acid sequence MVHKYEIAKNWLPRYTGMQPDDFGDYILLTNFTNYIDSFSETFDVEIKGQDKPMQSATNKDGLSIINFGIGSPNAALIMDLLTARNPKGVLFLGKCGGLKDTSEIGNFILPIAAIRGEGTSNDYFPPDVPALPSFKLHKFVSEKIVEANCDYRTGVIYTTNRRLWEHDKVFLKKLKKSTAIGIDMEVATIFVTGHYNEIARGALLLVSDVPTTPEGVKTEESDKKVTSDWSKKHLEIGIKSMTEIEKSGEKIKHFRY is encoded by the coding sequence ATGGTTCATAAGTACGAAATAGCAAAAAATTGGCTTCCAAGATATACAGGAATGCAGCCAGATGATTTTGGTGATTACATTCTATTAACAAATTTCACAAATTATATTGATTCTTTCTCAGAAACATTTGATGTTGAAATCAAGGGTCAAGATAAACCAATGCAAAGTGCTACAAATAAAGATGGGCTTAGCATAATAAATTTTGGCATAGGTTCACCCAATGCAGCGCTTATTATGGATTTATTAACTGCAAGGAATCCTAAAGGAGTATTATTTCTGGGGAAATGTGGGGGATTAAAAGACACATCTGAAATTGGTAACTTTATTCTTCCAATTGCAGCTATAAGAGGTGAGGGCACAAGTAATGATTACTTTCCTCCAGATGTGCCTGCTCTGCCTTCTTTTAAATTACATAAATTTGTCTCTGAAAAAATTGTTGAAGCAAATTGCGATTATCGAACAGGAGTAATTTACACAACAAATAGAAGGCTTTGGGAACATGACAAAGTATTTCTTAAAAAGCTAAAGAAAAGTACTGCTATAGGTATAGATATGGAAGTGGCAACTATATTTGTTACAGGACATTACAATGAAATTGCTAGAGGTGCATTATTGCTTGTATCAGACGTTCCTACTACCCCTGAAGGAGTAAAAACTGAGGAGTCAGATAAAAAGGTAACCTCCGATTGGTCAAAAAAACATTTAGAAATTGGAATAAAATCTATGACTGAAATTGAGAAGAGCGGCGAAAAAATAAAGCACTTTAGATACTAA